The following coding sequences lie in one Methanoculleus sp. SDB genomic window:
- a CDS encoding GDP-mannose 4,6-dehydratase: protein MKYVVTGGAGFIGSHLAEELASRHDVVILDDFSSGKMAHIAELIHRENVELVRGSVTDPVVLREVCDGADGVFHLAAIASVPRSVEDPFAIHEVNITGTLRVLIAARDAGVRKVVGASTAALYGNSPVLPKTEMMRPEPLSPYAVSKLADEYYGHVFTRCYGLSTAFLRYFNVYGPRQDPESDYAAVIPRFISRLCAGSPPVIFGDGEQTRDFVFVRDVVRANISVMENDAEGVFNIACGRQTSLNELARMLGAIIGVAVSPVYEAPRPGDVRHSVADISSARAAFGYEPQCTMMDGLKETVEWFR from the coding sequence ATGAAGTATGTCGTCACAGGCGGGGCCGGATTTATCGGCTCGCACCTTGCCGAAGAGCTTGCATCACGCCACGATGTGGTGATTCTTGATGACTTTTCATCGGGAAAAATGGCACATATCGCGGAATTAATTCATCGTGAGAATGTCGAGCTCGTCCGTGGCTCGGTGACGGATCCCGTCGTCCTCCGGGAGGTCTGTGACGGGGCCGACGGTGTTTTTCATCTTGCGGCAATCGCTTCGGTACCCCGATCGGTGGAGGATCCGTTCGCTATCCACGAGGTGAACATCACCGGGACGCTCCGGGTACTCATTGCCGCCCGGGATGCGGGTGTCCGGAAAGTTGTGGGGGCATCCACCGCCGCCCTCTACGGAAACAGTCCCGTATTGCCGAAAACCGAGATGATGAGGCCCGAACCTCTTTCGCCGTATGCCGTATCGAAACTTGCGGACGAGTACTATGGTCATGTTTTTACCCGATGTTACGGTCTTTCCACGGCGTTTTTGCGGTACTTCAACGTTTACGGTCCCCGGCAGGATCCGGAGTCCGATTATGCGGCGGTAATCCCCCGGTTCATCTCCCGTCTTTGTGCGGGGAGCCCGCCGGTGATCTTTGGCGACGGGGAGCAGACACGGGACTTCGTCTTCGTGCGCGACGTGGTCAGGGCAAATATTTCCGTGATGGAAAACGACGCCGAAGGCGTTTTTAATATCGCCTGCGGAAGGCAGACGAGCCTCAACGAGCTTGCTCGCATGCTCGGCGCCATCATCGGGGTCGCTGTTTCGCCCGTTTACGAGGCTCCCCGGCCCGGTGACGTGAGGCATTCGGTGGCGGATATTAGCAGTGCACGGGCAGCATTCGGGTACGAACCTCAGTGTACGATGATGGATGGCCTGAAGGAAACGGTCGAGTGGTTTCGCTAA